A stretch of Lactuca sativa cultivar Salinas chromosome 6, Lsat_Salinas_v11, whole genome shotgun sequence DNA encodes these proteins:
- the LOC111918103 gene encoding probable E3 ubiquitin-protein ligase BAH1-like isoform X2, translating into MGFEETFTAYLVGKDLINKSFHFEYNRLKNDLNFCRHHRHNEASVDSHGDDFNQTQCHRCEWMFTELTTKATKMTDYFGLRVGQLVHLHFSPGMRRFLAGPFQYFKDDHEAALLHKGWMLIQFAVMNAIALRKILKKYDKVHESESVINFKSKLQAKHLDIMQSPWLIELVAMYMNLKGSDSLISDELFGPLSCDLNVSNQGSALTLTLLGSEKLECNLTCPICLDIVFQPYALSCGHIFCKSCACLAGHALIIEGFKSASPESKCPVCRESGVYGKPVCMSELGWLLKRSISLIGTKMDIRRD; encoded by the exons ATGGGGTTCGAAGAGACGTTTACGGCTTATTTGGTGGGGAAGGATCTGATCAACAAGAGCTTTCATTTTGAGTACAATAGGCTCAAAAATGATTTGAACTTTTGCAGGCATCATAGACATAATGAAGCTTCCGTTGATTCTCATGGTGATGATTTCAATCAGACACAATGCCACA GGTGTGAATGGATGTTCACTGAATTAACAACAAAAGCTACGAAGATGACTGATTATTTTGGTTTGAGAGTCGGGCAGCTTGTTCATCTTCATTTCTCTCCTGGTATGCGAAGATTCTTAGCAGGCCCGTTTCAATATTTCAAAGATGATCATGAAGCAGCACTCCTACACAAAGGATGGATGCTAATCCAGTTTGCTGTTATGAATGCTATCGCACTGAGGAAGATTCTTAAGAAATATGATAAA GTTCACGAATCTGAAAGCGTTATCAACTTTAAATCCAAACTACAAGCCAAACACTTGGATATTATGCAATCACCATGGTTGATTGAATTAGTAGCTATGTATATGAATCTTAAAGGTTCGGACAGTTTGATCTCAGATGAGCTTTTTGGTCCACTCTCTTGTGATCTCAACGTCTCAAATCAAGGGTCTGCACTGACTTTAACCCTTCTAGGGTCCGAGAAATTGGAATGCAATCTCACGTGTCCTATTTGCTTG GACATTGTTTTCCAACCATATGCTTTGAGCTGCGGACACATTTTTTGCAAGTCTTGTGCTTGTTTAGCTGGGCATGCATTGATCATTGAAGGCTTCAAATCCGCAAGCCCTGAGTCCAAATGTCCAGTTTGCCGAGAG AGTGGTGTGTATGGCAAACCAGTTTGCATGTCTGAACTAGGTTGGCTCTTAAAACGAAG